The segment GCTGGCCTGGACCGGGCAGTTCCGTTTGCGCGGGCAAATCCGCATGGCAATCGATATCGACCCTCAAAGCTTTTACTGATGTCATCGCGGGTCTGCCCCGCAGTGGCGCGCAGGATTCGACATGCGTGTCGATCTAAGACGCTAAAAACGGGTTCTTTCCTGCTGGTGCCTTGTTTGTCTGTGGCCGCCCCTCTACATCTCGGGCATGAAACGCTGGATCCCTTTTGTGAAATCCGACCCGGTTGTGTCGGTTGTCCGCCTGCAAGGCACCATCGGCATGGGTGGGCGCGGTGCGCTGAACGATTCCGGCCTGCGCAGCTTGTTTGAAAAGGCCTTTCGCAAGGGAAAACCGGACGCTGTTGCTCTAGAGATCAATTCTCCTGGCGGCTCGCCGGTGCAATCGTCGCTGATTGGCAGCCGTATCAGGCGGCTCGCTGACGAAACCGGAGTCCCGGTCTTTGCCTTTGTCGAGGATGTGGCCGCGTCGGGCGGATACTGGCTGGCTTCGGCCGCGGACGAGATCTATGCCGACAGCAGCTCGATCCTTGGCTCTATCGGTGTCATTTCTTCCGGTTTCGGCGCGCAGGTGTTTCTGGCGCGGCAGGGGATCGAGCGGCGGGTGCATACTGCGGGAAAATCGAAATCCATGCTCGATCCGTTCCGTCCCGAAACCGAAGAGGATATCGCCCGGCTGAACCGGCTTCTGGGTCAGTTGCACGACAACTTTATCAACCATGTGCGCAGCCGTCGCGGTGACAAACTGGCCGCAGACCCGGATCTGTTCACGGGAGAGGTCTGGATCGGCGAAAGTGCCGTGCGGGTCGGTCTGGCTGATGGTGTGGGTCATTTGTTGCCAGTGATGAAGGAGCGCTTTGGCGACAAGGTGAAATTCCGCCGCTTTGAGATGCGCAAGCCGCTGTTTTTGCGGTTTGGCGCCCAAATGACGCAGGATGCCATAGCCGGGATCGAAGAGCGTGCGGATTTCGCGCGCTTCGGGTTGTGACGTGATCGTCAAGATTGTCAGCCTGTTTCTGCTCGGCATGGCTGTGCTGGCGATGTTTGGCAAACTGCGCGTGCCGGGAGCACGACGCCTGAGCGATCGGAAATGCCAGCGATGCGGACGCTATCGGATCGGACGCAGCCCGTGCGCCTGTGGTCACAAAAAAGGCTAGGATGGTCCGGCCCGAAAGTGCGGCCGCCGATTTTGTTTTGGCGGCTTTGTGCTGACAGCGCTCTATCTAATATATGTGGCGAGTGTTCTGAGTTTGGGATCAAAAGATGCGCGCATTGGTGATAGGCGGTGAGACGGGTCCGGGCTGGGCAGCGGCACGGTATTTGGCGGCGCGTGGTTATGATGTGGCTGTGCAGCACGCGGGTACTGCCGCGTCAATGATGCAGCTGCTGAACGAGATTCGGGCACTCGGGCGGCGGGCCGTGGCCGTCACCGAGGACCAGTCCAACATTGGGGCGTGTGCCGGACCGGTTGCCCGCGCGGCCGCAGCGTTGGGTGGTCCTGTAACATGTTTGGTCCATGCGGATACGACAGGTGTTTCTGGCGCTCTGCCAGAGCAGGGGGGCACGCTGGCTCTGACGCAGCAACTTGCGGCACAGATGGGGCCTGCGTGCGTCGATGCGCAGGGCGAGCGTCGGGCACAGGCGTCAATGATCATCCTGATTGATCGTGGTTGCGCGGGGCGGGGCGCAGCGCGGCCTGCCACTGATCAGGCCCGCCATGCGCTGACACAGTTAACCCAGACAGCGGCGCTGGCTTTTGCGCCCGCTATACGAGTGAATGCCATCGGGATCGATGCTGTTCAGCCTGGCCGAACGGGGCTGTCGGGCGGGTATGACGACGCAGATTTTGACGACCTGCTGGCGGCGCTGGGCTATCTGGACGATTCGCACGCCGTGACGGGTCAGATGCTCTGCGTGAGGGTCTAGGGATATCGTATGACGGTATACGCGCTCGGCGGGACGCCGCCGGGTGCCGCGACGGAAAGTTGTGCACCGTGTTAATAATTGTTACGAGAGCGTTACAAATCCTTCAATAAAATCAGTTGCTTGCATGTGCCTTGACATAATTTTCTTTAAAATCAGATTGTTATAGTTTCGCTTAAAAATCGGGCAGATCAGCGAAGCCAGCCGAAACCATAGAAGAATTCGGATTCGGCAAATCTTGTGCGCAGACTTGTCCACAGGAACGGTGGATGTCTTCAGTCTTGCGCGCTGGAACGAGACAGTGCAGCGAAGGGAGAGAATCAGTGTTGAAATGGTGGATTGACAGCGGCGATGACAACAGGACTTGACACCGGCTCAGAGGCCCCGCTGACCGGGTACAACTGCATACATTCCTACCTCAGGACTTTGGAAACTTCCCCCGGCGTATACCGTATGCTGGATGCGGAAAGCCGGGTGCTTTATGTCGGCAAGGCGCGCAACCTGCGCGCGCGCGTCAGCAACTATGCACGACCCACCGGACATTCAGGACGCATCGCGCGGATGATCCGCGAGACAGCGTCGATGATGTTCCTGACCACCCGCACCGAGACCGAGGCGTTGCTGCTAGAACAGAACCTGATCAAGCAGCTCAAGCCGCGCTACAATGTGCTGCTGCGCGACGACAAGAGTTTTCCCAATATCCTGATGACGGATCACACCTATCCGCAGATTACCAAGCATCGTGGTTCAAAAAAGGACAAGGGTCAGTATTTTGGTCCCTTTGCCAGCGCAGGGGCTGTGAACCGGACGCTGAATCAGCTGCAAAAGGTGTTCCTGCTGCGCAACTGCGCTGACACCATGTTCGAAGGGCGCACGCGTCCCTGTCTGCAGCATCAGATCAAACGGTGCTCCGCCCCGTGCGTCGGCAAGATCTCAGAGGCGGATTATGCGACAACAGTGCGCGATGCGATGCAATTTCTGCAAGGCAAGAGCACGCATATCCAGGCGACGCTGGCGACCCAGATGTCCGAGGCCTCCGACGCGATGGAGTTCGAACGCGCGGCGGCGTTGCGCGACCGGATTCGCGCGCTGACGCAGGTGCAGACTGCGCAAGGGATCAACCCGCGCGGCGTCACCGAGGCGGACGTGATTGCACTGCATCTCGAAGGCGGTCAGGCCTGCGTTCAGGTGTTTTTCATCCGTGCCAACCAGAACTGGGGCAATCGCGACTTTTATCCGCGTGTCGGCCCGGATGTGGACGAGGCTGAGGTGCTTGAGGCCTTTGTTGGTCAGTTCTACGACACCAAGGAACCGGCGCGGTTGTTGTTGCTGAGCCACCCGATCGAGAACACCGATCTGATGGAGGACGCGCTGAGCGGGAAGCTGGGCCGCCGGGTCGAGATCGCGGTACCGCAGCGGGGTGAAAAAGCCGAGCTGATGGAAGGGGCTGCACGCAACGCCCGCGAAAGTCTGGCCCGCCGCATGGCCGAAACGGCGACACAAGGCAAACTGCTCAGGGGGCTAGCCGAAGCTTTTGGACTGAACGCACCGCCGGGGCGGATCGAAGTTTACGACAACAGCCATATTCAGGGCACCAACGCTGTCGGCGGGATGATTGTGGCAGGGGCCGAGGGGTTCCTGAAGAACCAGTATCGCAAGTTCAACATCCGGGGTGACGATCTGGTGCCAGGCGACGATTTCGGCATGATGAAAGAGGTGTTGTCGCGCCGGTTCAAACGCTTGCTCAAGGAAGACCCGGACCGGGATAAAGGGTTGTGGCCGGATCTGTTGCTGATCGACGGTGGCGCCGGGCAGGTGTCGGCGGTGGCGTCGATCATGCAAGAACACGGGGTCGAGGATATTCCGATGGTCGGTGTCGCCAAGGGGGTGGACCGTGACGCCGGAAAAGAGGAATTCCATCGCGTGGGCCAACGCCCCTTTGCCCTGCGCCACAATGATCCGGTGCTGTATTTTGTGCAGCGTTTACGCGACGAGGCGCACCGCTTTGCCATTGGCACCCATCGCGCGCGCCGCTCCAAGTCAGTGGGTGCGACGCCGCTGGATGATGTGCCGGGCGTCGGTGCCGCCCGCAAGCGGTCGTTGTTGGCGCATTTTGGCTCGGCCAAGGCAGTGAGCCGCGCCAACCTTGCTGATCTGCGCGCGGTCGATGGCGTGTCCGAGGCGCTGGCAGAACGGATCTACGGCTTTTTTCACGAGCAGGGCTGATTGCGCGGTGCGGGGGATCAACGATCCCGCAAAAGACGAAACCCGGTAGAGGCGCCCCAACCGGCGGCAATGGCGATTGCCAGCGACAGTAGGCCGTATAGCAGCGGCTGTTCGTGCGACAGATTAAAGAGCCAGCGTTCAATTCCGACCTTGCCGACCTCGATTGTGGTTTCATGTTCCGCGATCACGATGCTGTCGCGGGTCAGCAGGATGCGGGTGCGATAGGCCCCTTCGGTCAGGTTCGCGGGCAGCGCCACGGCGGTATCAAACAATGTCTGTTGGTTCAGATCGACAGTTTCCTCGTGCAGCTGATACAGACCGCTGTTCGTGCGGACTCGGATCAGCGCTTCGGTAAAGCTCTGGGAATCCTGCACCGACATCGGCGCGCCGACCGAACGGATCGCCTGCGGGATCGAGACCGAGTGGCGCAGGTCTTCGATTTCGCTGATTGTTTCGCTCCAGGGGGCAGAGGTGGCGACGGCATAGAAGGACGGGGCCAGGTCAACCTCGACCGCGTCTACATTGACCCAGATGCCAAAGCGGCGTTCTTTGCGCCGCACCGTGACGGGCACTGACGGGCCGGACACTGCGACGATGACCTGCAGCGGTGGACCTTGGGGAATCAGGCTTTCGCGTTTGATTGCACCAAATATCAGGATCTCGGAGCCGTCGAAATTCGTGGTGATCTGAACATTGCTGCGGCTAAGACCAATGATCACCTGTTCGTCGGTCTGCGCCGAGGCGGTGGCCGGGGCCAAGCCAAGGGACAGGGCCAGAAGGTGCAGAAGACGGCGGATCATGACGCGCCACCGGACAGAGAATAGAGTTCGGACGGCTGCAACAACAACTCTAGCGCAATCTTGCCACAGACAGCCAGCACGAGGATCGCAAGGAGGATGCGGAGTTGTTCAGCCTTCAGGCGGGCACCGACCACGGTGCCGAATTGCGCGCCGACCACCCCGCCGATGATCAGCGCGAGCGCAAGGATCAGATCGACTGTCTGGCTGGTCGTGGCGTGCAGGAGGGTGGTAAATGCGGTCACAAAGATGATCTGAAACAGCGATGTGCCAATCACCACCTTGGTCGGCATGCCCAACAGGTAAATCATCGCAGGCACCATGATGAACCCGCCGCCAACCCCCATGATCGCGGCAAGGATACCGACAAATGCACCGACCATCAGTGGCGGTATTGCCGAGATATACAGCCCCGAAGTGCGGAACCGGATCTTGAACGGCAAACCGTGGACCCAGCCATGCTGACGGCGCTTTGCCGGGGCGCCACGTTTGGAACGGCGCAGCGCGCGCACGCTCTCGACAAACATCAGGGCGCCGATGACGCCAAGAAACAGCACATAGCACAGGCGGACAAGCAGATCGACCTGCCCAAGCTGGCGCAACAGGTTAAAGACATAAACGCCGATTGCGGCACCGATCAGGCCACCGATCAGCAGGACGGTACCCATGCGCAGATCAACGGTCTTGCGCCTCAGATGGGCCAGAACCGCCGATATTGACGAGGCGACGATCTGGTTGGCCCCCGTGGCCACGGCAACGGCCGGCGGGATGCCCATAAAGAACAGCAGCGGCGTGATCAGAAACCCGCCGCCAACGCCAAACATCCCCGACAGCATACCGACCAGCGCACCCACCCCCAAAAGCAGGAACAGGTTGACCGAGACTTCGGCAATGGGAAGGTAGAGCTGCATGAAATCACATTGCGCTGCGTTGCAGCAGTTGGCAACGGGGCGTTTAGTGGAAAATACTTAATGCCGACGACTGTGTTGTCACGGCGTCTTTGCACAGTGATAGCCATTGATCGGATGTCCGCAGTGCGGCGGCGGAATGCCTCTGGCTGGCCTAGCGTTCCTTGACGTAGGGTTCGCCGCCGGCGCGGGGCGGGATCGCCTTGCCGACAAATCCGGCAAGGATCACAACCGTCAGGATGTAGGGCAGGGCGTCCATCACCTGTACCGGGATCACGATGCCACCAAGGTCGATATTCTGGTAGCGCAGCGCCACCGCTTGTAGCAGCCCAAAGAGCAGGCAGGACCAAAGCGCATACCATGGCCGCCATTTTGCAAAAATCAGTGCCGCCAAAGCGATGTAGCCGCGCCCGGCTGTCATATCTTTGACGAAGCCGGCCTGTAGCCCGGTGGCCAGATACGCCCCCGCGATGCCGCAAAGCAGCCCGCAGATGGCGACCGCGGCAAAGCGAAGCCCGACAACCGATACGCCGGCCGTATCCACCGCTTCGGGTGCCTCGCCCACCGCGCGCAGACGCAGGCCGAAACGGGTGCGAAACAGGATCCACCAGGTCAGCGGGACACACAGGAACGCCACATAAACCAGCACCGAATGACCCGAGATCAGCTCGGCGTAGATCGGGCCCAGAATTGGCACACCCGACAAGGCACCGGCAAACGGCAGGGTGATCTGTTCAAACCGTCCCCCACCCATCAGGGATGGCGTGCGCCCGCCCTGCGAAAACCAGTCCTGCGCGATCAGAACCGTCAGGCCAGCCGCAAGAAAGTTGATCGCCACGCCCGAGATCAGCTGATTGCCGCGAAAGGTGATCGAGGCCAGACCGTGGATCGCCGCCAGCACCATCGACGATGCGATCCCCGCCAGCAGGCCCAGCCAGACCGATCCCGTCAACGATGCCACTGCGGCTGAAAAGAACGCCGCCATCAGCATCTTGCCCTCAAGCCCGATGTCAAAGATCCCCGCGCGCTCGGAAAACAAACCCGCGAGGCAGGCCAGCAACAAAGGCGTGGCCAGACGGACGGTTGAATCGAGAACCTGCAAGAGGGTGAGGAATTCCATGCGTCTACCCTTCTGACGTCGCCAGCCGCCAGGCCGCGAATGTAAAGAAACCGCCCAGAGCTGCCTCGACCCAGCGACGTCCGCGCTGATAGGCGGCGCGCACCGGCCTGGCCGACAATAGCACCGCCCAGGCCGCGTGGCAGAGGAAAGAGATGCAGAATGCACCTACCACAAAGGCCGTGATTACCGGGGCGCCGCCGCCCTTGGTCGCACCTACCGAGGCGATGGCCAGCCAGAACACGATGGCCTTGGGATTGGTGACCTGCAGCAGGAACCCGGCCGCGAAATGTTTGGCCACGCTTTGCTGGGTCGCGACTGTCGGCGCGACCGTGGGCGGGTTCAGCGCCTTGCGGGCCGCGCCCCAAGCCAGCCAGAGCAGATAGGCCGCGCCGATCAGACGCAGAATTTGCATGGCCCAGGCGGCCTGCGCAATCAGCAGGCCAACCCCCAGCAGCGTGGCGATGTTCAGGCAGAGACTGCCACAAGCAATCCCGGTGGTGGCAATCAGCGCCGGGCCGCGCCCCTGCGACGTCGACAGCCCCAATAAAAACGCCACCGCCGGACCAGGCGACGCAGCGGCGAGAAAAAGAATCGAATAGGCAGCAACAAACGCGGGCAGGTGGGCAACAAGCTGTTCCATTCTCAGCCCTCTTGCCGGCGCATCGCCAGGAACACACGCTCCAGTGGGCCCCGCACCATATTGTCAAGCGCCCCGGTGAACAAGATCACCAACGCCTGGATGACGACGATCAACTCGCGCGGGATGTTGGTCCACAGCGCGAGCTCGGCCCCGCCCTGGTAGAGAAAGCCAAACAGTATGGCGGCGAGGAACACGCCCAACGGGTGCGAACGGCCCATCAGCGCCACGGCGATGCCGATGAAACCCGCCCCCTCGGTGGCATTCATGATCAGGCGCTCGGCTTCGCCCATCGTGGTGTTGACGGCCATCAATCCCGCCAGACCACCCGAGATCAGCATCGCGATCACGGTGATCCGCACGGGCGAGATGCCGGCATAGCGCGCCGCCGGTTCCGAATGGCCAAAGGCGCGGATCTCATACCCCAGTCTTGTGCGCCAGATCAGCACCCAGACGGCGATGCAGGCCAGTACGGCGACAAAAAACGACACATTGGCCGGTGCGCCGCGGAACATCGGATCCGCCGCGGTTGAGAACATGTCCTGAAAGGTTGGCAGGCTGACCGCATCGGGGAACCGCGCAGTGGCGGGGTCCATGGCACCCACCGGACGCAGGACATTGACCAGAATGTAATTGAGCAGCGCGGCGGCAATAAAGTTGAACATGATCGTGGTGATCACGATATGGCTGCCGCGTTTTGCCTGTAGCCAGGCCGGGATCAGCGCCCAGAGCGCGCCAAAGGCCGCAGCCCCGACACAGGCGAATATCAGCGCCAGTGACCAGTGCGGCCATGGGATATACAGGCACACCAGCGCCACGCCTAGCCCGCCGAGCATTGCCTGCCCTTCGCCACCAATATTGAACATTCGCGCGTGGAATGCCACCGACACGGCCAGACCGGTAAAGATGAAATTGGTTGCGTAATAGAGCGTATATCCCCAGCCTGCCGATCGCATCAGCGCGCCTTCGACCATCAGGTTGAAGGCATCAACCGGGTTTTCGCCGATGGCAATGATCACCAGCGCCGACAGGACCGCCGCCAGCAGCAAAGAGATCAGCGGAACAAGGACCGCATCGGCCCATGGCGGCATCTTATCCATGGCTGTGTCCTTTCATGGCGACGTGATCCTGATTTTGCGTGCTCCAAAGACGCCGCATCTGTCGCTCACTCATGCGACGCGGCCTCCCGCGCTTCTTTGGCGCGGAGCTGTTCATCGACAGCTTCGATCAGCGGTTTGTCGGGGATGTTGGTGATCCCGGCCATCATCAGACCCAATTCCTTTTGGTTGGTTCGTGCCGGGTTGCGAAAGCCCATGATACGTCCGTCGAACATCACCGCGATGCGGTCGGACAGCGAAAAAATCTCGTCCAGTTCGACCGATACCAGCAGGATTGCCTTGCCTGCGTCGCGCAGCGCCACGATCTGTTGATGAATGAATTCGATGGCACCGATATCCACCCCGCGCGTCGGCTGGCCGATGAGCAGGATGTCTGGATTGCGCTCGATCTCGCGGGCCAGAACCACCTTTTGCTGATTGCCGCCCGAGAAATTTCTGGCGGCGAGGTTGGGATCGGGCGGACGGACGTCAAAGCGCGCCATCTTGCCGGCGGCGTCGGCGCGAATGGCGGCGTTGTTCATGAACAGCCCAGATTGGAACGCTGGGTCGCGATGATAGCCGAAAACGGCGTTTTCCCAGGCGGCGTAGGGCATGATCAGCCCTTCGTTCTGTCGATCCTCGGGCACATGGGCGATGCCCTGCTCGCGGCGCGACTGACCGTCTGACTGACTGCCGGTCAGGTCCAGTTCGATGCCGTTGACGCGCACGATGCCGGTGGCGTTGGCATAGCCGCCCAGCACTTCGAGGAGTTCGGACTGGCCGTTGCCCGCGACGCCGGCGATGCCTAGGACCTCGCCCGCGCGCACCTCAAAACTGATGCCGCGCAGTCGTTCCACGCCCTTGTCGTCATGCAGACGCAGGTTTTCGACCTCAAGCACCGCAGGGCCGGGCAAGGCAGGAATTTTGTCGAATTGTAGCAGTACCTTGCGTCCAACCATCAGCTCGGCCAGCTCTTCGGGCGATGTGTCGGCTGTCTGGACCGTGGCCGTCATTTCGCCACGCCGCATGACCGAAACGGTGTCGGTGATTTCCATGATCTCGCGCAGCTTGTGGGTGATCAGGATGATCGTTTTGCCCTCGGCGCGCAGATTGTCGAGGATGCGGAACAGGTGATCCGCCTCGGCGGGGGTCAGCACACCAGTCGGTTCATCAAGGATCAGAATATCCGCCTGCCGGTACAGCGCCTTGAGGATCTCGACCCGCTGCTGGTGGCCAACGGAGAGGTTTTGAACCAAGGCATCCGGATCAACGGAAAGCTCGTATTCCTCGGCCAGCTTTTTCAGCGCGCCGCGCGCCTTGGCCAGAGAGGGGCGGAGCAGGCGGCCGTCCTCGGCCCCGAGTATGACGTTTTCCAGAACGGAAAAATTCTGCACCAGCTTGAAATGCTGGAACACCATGCCAATCCCTGCGGCAATCGCGGCCTGGCTGTCGGGGATTTCAGTCTTTTTGCCGCCGATAAAAATCTCGCCCGCGTCAGCCTTGTAGAATCCGTAAAGGATCGACATCAGCGTCGATTTCCCAGCGCCATTTTCACCAATGATGCCGTGGATCGTGCCCGGCATGACGCGAACCCGGATATCCTTGTTGGCCTGAACCGGGCCAAACGCCTTGGAGATCCCTTTGAGTTCGATGGCGGGGGCGATATCTGTCATGGGCCCGTTCATTTTCAGCGTCAGGAAAGCAGGTCGCGTCTTGATGGCGCCGCGACCCGTGTTTTCAAGCGATCAATTTGCCTGTGCAGATTATTCCACTGGGCAGGTGTTGTCGGACATGTAGTCATGCACCATCAGTTCGCCGCTGGCGATCTTGGCCGAGGCATCGTCAACTGCGGCCTGCATCTCGGCTGTAATCAGATCGGCGTTGAATTCATCTACGGCATAGCCGATGCCGCCGTTGGCAATCCCCATCACATTGATTCCAGTCTCGAGGTCCGCGCCCGAGGTCATGGCGTCGTAGACGGCATTGTCAACGCGTTTGAGCATGGATGTCAGGACCTTGCCGGGATGCAGGTAGTTCTGGTTGCTGTCGACGCCGATTGACAGGATATCCTCGTCCGCAGCGGTTTGCAGTACGCCGACACCGGTGCCGCCGGCGGCAGAATACACCACATCGGCGCCTTGGCTGATCTGGGCCTTGGTCAGTTCGGACCCCTTGACCGGGTCGTTCCAGGCGGCAGGCGTGGTGCCGGTCATGTTCTGGATCACAGTCGCATCGGCGTTCACGGCCTTGACGCCCTGCACATAGCCGCAGGCGAATTTTCGGATCAGCGGAATGTCCATGCCGCCGATGAATCCAACGGTGCCGGACTCGGATGCCAGCGCGGCCATCATCCCAACCAGGTACGATCCCTCATGTTCGTTGAACACAACCGAGCGGACGTTGGGGGCGTCGACCACCATGTCGATGATCGCGAACTTGGTGTCAGGATAGTCGGGGGCGACCTCACCCAGTACGTTGCCAAAGGCAAAACCGGTCATCACGATCGGGTTGTTGCCGTTTTCGGCAAAGCGGCGCAGGGCCTGTTCGCGCTGCGCCTCGGATTGCAGTTCGATTTCGCGAAAGGACTCACCGGTTTCCTCGGCCCAGCGGGTGGCGCCGGCAAAGGCGGCCTCGTTGAACGACTTGTCGAACTTGCCGCCAAGGTCAAAGATTAGCGCCGGTTCGGCTGCGGCGGCACCGGCTGTCAGAGCCAGCGTCGCAGCCGCGCCGAGGAATTTCTGCATGAGGGTCATGAGGTCTTGCTCCCAAGAGTTGGATCTGCGGCCGGTGATCCTGCCGCGTGTTCGTGGATCATCGAGGATCAACTGTAAGTAAGTCCGCACGCGGGGGAAGGGTCAACAGCTATTTGCAACTTATATTTGCAGCTGATCCGACCTTGGTGCTGTTAAAAGGGATAAGTTCCGCATCATGAGCACCGCATCAATGCGACTGCCGTCCGGTTGGGCATAATAGCCTTTGCGCAGGCCAGTGTTGACGTAGCCGAAATTTGCGTAAAATGCACGGGCTCTTGAATTTGTCGCAGCGGTTTCGAGGAAAATTCGCACCGCGCCGCGCACTTTGGCCTGTGACTCGAACCGGGTCAGGATGTCGGTGCCCAAGCCTCGGCGCTGATGATCTGGGTCAGTGGCAAGGGCCAGGATCTCGGCCTCGTCAATGATTACGCGGCCAAGGCAGAACGCATGTGGCCTGCTCACCAAGAGGGCGGTGGGCTGCGTCAGAAGATCGTCAAAATCCCGCGCTGACCACGGCGCCATGTCCTGATAGGCGCGGGCTTGCAGTGTCGCGAGCTGCTCTGATCTCACGGCAGCATAACCGGCGGCGCGGTGCGCGATGGCGCTGCGTCGGCGGGTTTGACATAGAGCGGGGCAGGGCGATGTGCGTCCGGTTGGTGCAGGTATTTGAGGCCGACAGCGGTCAGCGTTATCCCGATCCTGTCGGGCATCACCGGGTTGCTGTGGGCGTCCAACTGTTGGCAGATTTCGTCTGCCGCAAATCCCGATACTCCCATCCCGAAACGCATTTGCAAGTCAGCCGGAGTCGCAATGGGGTCGATCAGGCGCGCAGCCCCAACGGGCACTGCATCCTTGAATTGCTGCACATAGGCCTGCCCCCTCGGCGCAGGCAGGGAAAACAGCGTTGGTTCCATGGTTGGAATGGCCTTTGGCGTGGATTCCGGGTCGTCGGCGTAATGCGCCAGAACTTCGAACATCGACACGCCGATCGCTGGGATGTTCAGCGCCAGAGCCAGCCCGCGCGCCGCCGCAACCGATATCCTGATGCCGGTAAAATTGCCCGGTCCGATACCGACCGCAATGCCTGAAAGGTCATGCCAGTTCTTGCCTGCGCTGCGCAGCATGTCCTCAAGCATCGGAATCAGGTGCTCTGCCTGTCCCTTGGCCATGGCGTCATGGCGTTCTGCCAGAACAAAATTGTCATTGAGAAAGCCGTCCCGCCAGACCAAAGCGGCCGCGCAATGCGCGGCCGAGGTGTCAAAGCCCAGAACGAGTGCCTCAGACCGCAACCGGGCGAACCTCCGTCACCTCCGGAATGTAATGCCGCAGCAGATTCTCGATCCCCATCTTCAGCGTCAGGGTCGATGACGGGCAACCCGCGCAGGCGCCCTGCATGTGCAGGTAAACCACACCGCGATCAAAGCCGTGAAACGTTATATCGCCGCCATCCTGCGCCACGGCAGG is part of the Puniceibacterium sp. IMCC21224 genome and harbors:
- a CDS encoding S49 family peptidase, translated to MKRWIPFVKSDPVVSVVRLQGTIGMGGRGALNDSGLRSLFEKAFRKGKPDAVALEINSPGGSPVQSSLIGSRIRRLADETGVPVFAFVEDVAASGGYWLASAADEIYADSSSILGSIGVISSGFGAQVFLARQGIERRVHTAGKSKSMLDPFRPETEEDIARLNRLLGQLHDNFINHVRSRRGDKLAADPDLFTGEVWIGESAVRVGLADGVGHLLPVMKERFGDKVKFRRFEMRKPLFLRFGAQMTQDAIAGIEERADFARFGL
- a CDS encoding ABC transporter permease, with translation MDKMPPWADAVLVPLISLLLAAVLSALVIIAIGENPVDAFNLMVEGALMRSAGWGYTLYYATNFIFTGLAVSVAFHARMFNIGGEGQAMLGGLGVALVCLYIPWPHWSLALIFACVGAAAFGALWALIPAWLQAKRGSHIVITTIMFNFIAAALLNYILVNVLRPVGAMDPATARFPDAVSLPTFQDMFSTAADPMFRGAPANVSFFVAVLACIAVWVLIWRTRLGYEIRAFGHSEPAARYAGISPVRITVIAMLISGGLAGLMAVNTTMGEAERLIMNATEGAGFIGIAVALMGRSHPLGVFLAAILFGFLYQGGAELALWTNIPRELIVVIQALVILFTGALDNMVRGPLERVFLAMRRQEG
- a CDS encoding TIGR02186 family protein, translated to MIRRLLHLLALSLGLAPATASAQTDEQVIIGLSRSNVQITTNFDGSEILIFGAIKRESLIPQGPPLQVIVAVSGPSVPVTVRRKERRFGIWVNVDAVEVDLAPSFYAVATSAPWSETISEIEDLRHSVSIPQAIRSVGAPMSVQDSQSFTEALIRVRTNSGLYQLHEETVDLNQQTLFDTAVALPANLTEGAYRTRILLTRDSIVIAEHETTIEVGKVGIERWLFNLSHEQPLLYGLLSLAIAIAAGWGASTGFRLLRDR
- a CDS encoding sulfite exporter TauE/SafE family protein, with product MQLYLPIAEVSVNLFLLLGVGALVGMLSGMFGVGGGFLITPLLFFMGIPPAVAVATGANQIVASSISAVLAHLRRKTVDLRMGTVLLIGGLIGAAIGVYVFNLLRQLGQVDLLVRLCYVLFLGVIGALMFVESVRALRRSKRGAPAKRRQHGWVHGLPFKIRFRTSGLYISAIPPLMVGAFVGILAAIMGVGGGFIMVPAMIYLLGMPTKVVIGTSLFQIIFVTAFTTLLHATTSQTVDLILALALIIGGVVGAQFGTVVGARLKAEQLRILLAILVLAVCGKIALELLLQPSELYSLSGGAS
- a CDS encoding ABC transporter permease, whose protein sequence is MEFLTLLQVLDSTVRLATPLLLACLAGLFSERAGIFDIGLEGKMLMAAFFSAAVASLTGSVWLGLLAGIASSMVLAAIHGLASITFRGNQLISGVAINFLAAGLTVLIAQDWFSQGGRTPSLMGGGRFEQITLPFAGALSGVPILGPIYAELISGHSVLVYVAFLCVPLTWWILFRTRFGLRLRAVGEAPEAVDTAGVSVVGLRFAAVAICGLLCGIAGAYLATGLQAGFVKDMTAGRGYIALAALIFAKWRPWYALWSCLLFGLLQAVALRYQNIDLGGIVIPVQVMDALPYILTVVILAGFVGKAIPPRAGGEPYVKER
- a CDS encoding LysE family translocator, encoding MEQLVAHLPAFVAAYSILFLAAASPGPAVAFLLGLSTSQGRGPALIATTGIACGSLCLNIATLLGVGLLIAQAAWAMQILRLIGAAYLLWLAWGAARKALNPPTVAPTVATQQSVAKHFAAGFLLQVTNPKAIVFWLAIASVGATKGGGAPVITAFVVGAFCISFLCHAAWAVLLSARPVRAAYQRGRRWVEAALGGFFTFAAWRLATSEG
- the uvrC gene encoding excinuclease ABC subunit UvrC, which gives rise to MTTGLDTGSEAPLTGYNCIHSYLRTLETSPGVYRMLDAESRVLYVGKARNLRARVSNYARPTGHSGRIARMIRETASMMFLTTRTETEALLLEQNLIKQLKPRYNVLLRDDKSFPNILMTDHTYPQITKHRGSKKDKGQYFGPFASAGAVNRTLNQLQKVFLLRNCADTMFEGRTRPCLQHQIKRCSAPCVGKISEADYATTVRDAMQFLQGKSTHIQATLATQMSEASDAMEFERAAALRDRIRALTQVQTAQGINPRGVTEADVIALHLEGGQACVQVFFIRANQNWGNRDFYPRVGPDVDEAEVLEAFVGQFYDTKEPARLLLLSHPIENTDLMEDALSGKLGRRVEIAVPQRGEKAELMEGAARNARESLARRMAETATQGKLLRGLAEAFGLNAPPGRIEVYDNSHIQGTNAVGGMIVAGAEGFLKNQYRKFNIRGDDLVPGDDFGMMKEVLSRRFKRLLKEDPDRDKGLWPDLLLIDGGAGQVSAVASIMQEHGVEDIPMVGVAKGVDRDAGKEEFHRVGQRPFALRHNDPVLYFVQRLRDEAHRFAIGTHRARRSKSVGATPLDDVPGVGAARKRSLLAHFGSAKAVSRANLADLRAVDGVSEALAERIYGFFHEQG
- a CDS encoding SDR family NAD(P)-dependent oxidoreductase, with the translated sequence MRALVIGGETGPGWAAARYLAARGYDVAVQHAGTAASMMQLLNEIRALGRRAVAVTEDQSNIGACAGPVARAAAALGGPVTCLVHADTTGVSGALPEQGGTLALTQQLAAQMGPACVDAQGERRAQASMIILIDRGCAGRGAARPATDQARHALTQLTQTAALAFAPAIRVNAIGIDAVQPGRTGLSGGYDDADFDDLLAALGYLDDSHAVTGQMLCVRV